In the Alligator mississippiensis isolate rAllMis1 chromosome 7, rAllMis1, whole genome shotgun sequence genome, one interval contains:
- the SLC39A14 gene encoding metal cation symporter ZIP14 isoform X1, translating into MVVRHQHLLATMILTTSFRSCLVLQGFSFLGVFCQAWADMSATPQPPGAITSASFLRDLMQRYGEDDALTLRQLKALLNRLDVGVGHENVSRSEAQHRNLSRCFSSSELFATHNLSEGSRIGQSELKEFCPTILQQLESRACTSENLENEENEQTEEGRPSSAEVWGYGFLCVTVISLCSLVGASVVPFMKKTFYKRLLLYFIALAIGTLYSNALFQLIPEAFGFNPQEDYYVPKSAVVFGGFYLFFFTEKILKMLLKQKDEHHHGHSHYSPESLPSKKDQEEGVTEKLQNGDLDHMIPHGNSELECKSQAGDEKVIVSSLSVQDLQASQSACYWLKGVRYSDIGTLAWMITLSDGLHNFIDGLAIGASFTVSVFQGISTSVAILCEEFPHELGDFVILLNAGMTIQQALFFNFISACCCYLGLAFGILAGSHFSANWIFALAGGMFLYIALADMFPEMNEVSREDEQNGSALIAFAIQNAGLLTGFAIMVLLTMYSGQIQLG; encoded by the exons atggtagtccgtcatcag CACCTCCTGGCCACCATGATCCTGACCACGAGCTTTCGAAGCTGCCTTGTGCTGCAGGGTTTCTCCTTCCTGGGCGTCTTCTGCCAGGCATGGGCTGACATGAGTGCCACGCCGCAGCCCCCCGGCGCCATCACGTCAGCATCCTTCCTGCGGGACCTTATGCAGCGGTATGGGGAGGATGATGCCCTGACCCTGCGGCAGCTCAAAGCCCTGCTGAACCGCCTTGATGTGGGAGTTGGCCATGAAAACGTGTCCCGGTCAGAAGCGCAGCACAGGAACCTCTCCCGG TGCTTCAGCTCCTCAGAGCTCTTTGCCACACACAACCTGAGTGAAGGGTCCCGCATTGGCCAGAGTGAGTTGAAGGAGTTCTGCCCAAccatcctgcagcagctggagtcGCGGGCTTGCACCTCTGAGAACCTGGAGAATGAAGAGAACGAGCAGACTGAGGAGGGGCGTCCTAGCTCTGCAGAAG TCTGGGGTTACGGTTTCCTGTGCGTGACCGtcatctccctctgctccctggtgggGGCCAGCGTGGTGCCCTTCATGAAGAAGACCTTTTACAAGCGGCTGCTCCTTTACTTCATAGCTCTGGCAATTGGTACTCTCTACTCCAACGCCCTCTTCCAGCTCATCCCTGAG GCCTTTGGGTTCAACCCACAGGAGGATTACTATGTCCCCAAATCTGCTGTGGTCTTTGGAGGCTTTTACCTGTTCTTCTTCACAGAGAAAATCTTgaagatgcttctcaagcagaaaGATGAG CACCACCATGGGCATAGCCACTACAGCCCTGAGAGCCTCCCCTCCAAGAAGGATCAGGAAGAGGGAGTGACTGAGAAGCTGCAGAACGGGGACCTGGATCATATGATTCCTCACGGGAACAGTGAACTGGAGTGCAAGTCCCAGGCTGGGGATGAGAAGGTCATTGTGAGCTCTCTGTCTGTCCAG gaCCTGCAGGCATCTCAGAGCGCATGCTACTGGCTGAAGGGGGTGCGCTACTCAGACATTGGTACACTGGCGTGGATGATCACCCTGAGCGACGGCCTGCACAACTTCATTGATGGCCTAGCTATTGGCGCCTCCTTCACAGTGTCCGTCTTCCAAGGCATCAGCACCTCTGTGGCTATCCTCTGCGAGGAGTTCCCACACGAGCTGG GTGACTTTGTCATCCTGCTGAACGCTGGCATGACGATCCAGCAGGCACTCTTCTTCAACTTCATCTcggcctgctgctgctacctggggcTCGCCTTTGGGATTTTGGCCGGCAGCCACTTCTCTGCCAACTGGATCTTTGCTCTGGCTGGCGGGATGTTCCTCTACATTGCACTAGCCGATATG TTCCCTGAAATGAATGAAGTGAGCCGGGAGGATGAGCAGAACGGTAGCGCCCTCATCGCCTTCGCCATCCAGAATGCGGGGCTGCTGACTGGGTTTGCCATCATGGTGCTGCTTACCATGTACTCGGGCCAGATCCAATTAGGGTAG
- the SLC39A14 gene encoding metal cation symporter ZIP14 isoform X2: protein MILTTSFRSCLVLQGFSFLGVFCQAWADMSATPQPPGAITSASFLRDLMQRYGEDDALTLRQLKALLNRLDVGVGHENVSRSEAQHRNLSRCFSSSELFATHNLSEGSRIGQSELKEFCPTILQQLESRACTSENLENEENEQTEEGRPSSAEVWGYGFLCVTVISLCSLVGASVVPFMKKTFYKRLLLYFIALAIGTLYSNALFQLIPEAFGFNPQEDYYVPKSAVVFGGFYLFFFTEKILKMLLKQKDEHHHGHSHYSPESLPSKKDQEEGVTEKLQNGDLDHMIPHGNSELECKSQAGDEKVIVSSLSVQDLQASQSACYWLKGVRYSDIGTLAWMITLSDGLHNFIDGLAIGASFTVSVFQGISTSVAILCEEFPHELGDFVILLNAGMTIQQALFFNFISACCCYLGLAFGILAGSHFSANWIFALAGGMFLYIALADMFPEMNEVSREDEQNGSALIAFAIQNAGLLTGFAIMVLLTMYSGQIQLG, encoded by the exons ATGATCCTGACCACGAGCTTTCGAAGCTGCCTTGTGCTGCAGGGTTTCTCCTTCCTGGGCGTCTTCTGCCAGGCATGGGCTGACATGAGTGCCACGCCGCAGCCCCCCGGCGCCATCACGTCAGCATCCTTCCTGCGGGACCTTATGCAGCGGTATGGGGAGGATGATGCCCTGACCCTGCGGCAGCTCAAAGCCCTGCTGAACCGCCTTGATGTGGGAGTTGGCCATGAAAACGTGTCCCGGTCAGAAGCGCAGCACAGGAACCTCTCCCGG TGCTTCAGCTCCTCAGAGCTCTTTGCCACACACAACCTGAGTGAAGGGTCCCGCATTGGCCAGAGTGAGTTGAAGGAGTTCTGCCCAAccatcctgcagcagctggagtcGCGGGCTTGCACCTCTGAGAACCTGGAGAATGAAGAGAACGAGCAGACTGAGGAGGGGCGTCCTAGCTCTGCAGAAG TCTGGGGTTACGGTTTCCTGTGCGTGACCGtcatctccctctgctccctggtgggGGCCAGCGTGGTGCCCTTCATGAAGAAGACCTTTTACAAGCGGCTGCTCCTTTACTTCATAGCTCTGGCAATTGGTACTCTCTACTCCAACGCCCTCTTCCAGCTCATCCCTGAG GCCTTTGGGTTCAACCCACAGGAGGATTACTATGTCCCCAAATCTGCTGTGGTCTTTGGAGGCTTTTACCTGTTCTTCTTCACAGAGAAAATCTTgaagatgcttctcaagcagaaaGATGAG CACCACCATGGGCATAGCCACTACAGCCCTGAGAGCCTCCCCTCCAAGAAGGATCAGGAAGAGGGAGTGACTGAGAAGCTGCAGAACGGGGACCTGGATCATATGATTCCTCACGGGAACAGTGAACTGGAGTGCAAGTCCCAGGCTGGGGATGAGAAGGTCATTGTGAGCTCTCTGTCTGTCCAG gaCCTGCAGGCATCTCAGAGCGCATGCTACTGGCTGAAGGGGGTGCGCTACTCAGACATTGGTACACTGGCGTGGATGATCACCCTGAGCGACGGCCTGCACAACTTCATTGATGGCCTAGCTATTGGCGCCTCCTTCACAGTGTCCGTCTTCCAAGGCATCAGCACCTCTGTGGCTATCCTCTGCGAGGAGTTCCCACACGAGCTGG GTGACTTTGTCATCCTGCTGAACGCTGGCATGACGATCCAGCAGGCACTCTTCTTCAACTTCATCTcggcctgctgctgctacctggggcTCGCCTTTGGGATTTTGGCCGGCAGCCACTTCTCTGCCAACTGGATCTTTGCTCTGGCTGGCGGGATGTTCCTCTACATTGCACTAGCCGATATG TTCCCTGAAATGAATGAAGTGAGCCGGGAGGATGAGCAGAACGGTAGCGCCCTCATCGCCTTCGCCATCCAGAATGCGGGGCTGCTGACTGGGTTTGCCATCATGGTGCTGCTTACCATGTACTCGGGCCAGATCCAATTAGGGTAG